One Gadus morhua chromosome 1, gadMor3.0, whole genome shotgun sequence DNA segment encodes these proteins:
- the LOC115550873 gene encoding suppressor of tumorigenicity 14 protein homolog, whose product MSSPSSGTGPRFSNEQGGDAAVGFLPASGSGKKRRRPSKKTLWKGLALLGGAGALALITGLLVWHFHLREDQKVQKTYVGVMGISDQQFAEAYEEPSSEEYKHLAGLVNSQLKVMYSKNSVLSKYFQESTVKAFSEEEDGIVAYYHSKFSLPEPRLSSLDQAMKSLEEPEGQQVRQGRLLLRPTNTLNVHRMVTGALDPRMTKPKFIKRKSTSLHVEKKGELRSPGFPDSLYNSSTFLQWKLRAQPHHRVRLEFHSLAMEEDCQKDFIKLYDSLVPIEHLVLAEKCGNVHKPMVFLSSENVMLLTMVTSKENNFRGFRATYSQIPLNTTCGGQLTGLSGDITSPFFPAFYPPKTTCVWNIQVPKGHFIKLQFTDFSLADPAEGKAGCTKDYVEVNDQRLCGKKESSVITVESTKMTVRFQSDDSNVDSGFEAQYEAFVPANPCPGRFHCDNHQCVNLTLQCDGWEDCTDRSDENNCTCQESQFLCGNGRCKPSFWRCDGVDDCEDGSDEEHCGQCSAGQFRCHNDRCIPDNQTCDGTNDCSDGSDEAQCKEGVEAKCSAQTYRCSSGVCISKVNPECDGEADCQDASDEANCECGTRPFQSSAVVGGEISQVGEWPWQVSLHVRGMGHVCGASVLNDGWLLTAAHCVQDDDNTRFSRVDLWEAMLGLHIQGHDSEWTVRRHLKRIIPHPSFDPKTYANDLALMELQKPVALNQNIWPICLPSPAHQFHAGESAWITGWGTTREGGFKAAILQKAEVRVVNQTVCNTLMEGQITDGMLCAGFLKGGVDACQGDSGGPLSITAAAGGRVFQAGVVSWGDGCARKNRPGVYVRVTHHRAWIKEHTGL is encoded by the exons ATGTCTTCCCCGAGCTCCGGGACGGGGCCCAGGTTCAGTAACGAGCAG GGCGGGGATGCAGCGGTCGGGTTCCTCCCGGCCTCAGGCTcagggaagaagaggaggaggcctaGTAAGAAGACGCTGTGGAAGGGTCTGGCTCTGCTGGGGGGGGCTGGCGCTCTGGCCCTCATCACAGGACTGCTTGTCTGGCACTTCCACC TGCGTGAAGACCAGAAGGTCCAGAAGACCTACGTGGGGGTGATGGGCATCTCAGACCAGCAGTTTGCGGAGGCCTACGAAGAGCCCAGCAGCGAGGAGTACAAGCACCTCGCTGGGCTGGTCAACAGCCAG TTGAAGGTGATGTACTCCAAGAACTCGGTGCTGTCCAAGTACTTCCAGGAGTCTACGGTCAAGGCCTTCAG tgaagaggaggatggcATCGTGGCCTACTACCACTCAAAGTTCAGCCTCCCGGAGCCCCGCCTCTCCTCCCTGGACCAGGCCATGAAGTCTCTGGAGGAGCCGGAGGGACAGCAGGTCCGCCAGGGCCGCCTGCTGCTGAGACCCACCAACACCCTGAACGTCCACCGCATGGTGACTGGAG CCTTGGATCCACGCATGACAAAGCCCAAGTTCATCA AGAGGAAGTCCACCTCGCTCCACGTCGAGAAGAAGGGCGAGCTGCGGTCTCCGGGGTTCCCCGACTCCTTGTACAACTCCAGCACCTTCCTGCAGTGGAAGCTAAGAGCTCAGCCTCACCACAGGGTGCGCCTGGAGTTCCACAGCCTCGCCATGGAGGAGGACTGCCAGAAGGACTTCATCAAACTCTACGACTCCCTGGTCCCCATCGAGCACCTGGTCCTGGCAGA GAAGTGCGGAAACGTCCACAAGCCCATggtctttctttcttctgaaaatGTGATGCTGCTCACCATGGTAACCAGCAAAGAGAATAACTTCCGAGGCTTCAGAGCCACCTACTCCCAGATCCCTCTTAACACCA CATGTGGGGGTCAGCTGACTGGCCTCTCAGGGGACATCACCTCACCCTTCTTCCCGGCATTCTACCCTCCTAAGACGACATGCGTGTGGAACATTCAG gtccCCAAAGGCCACTTTATCAAACTCCAGTTCACTGATTTCTCTCTGGCAGACCCAGCAGAGGGCAAAGCGGGGTGTACCAAGGATTATGTAGAGGTCAACGACCAAAG GCTCtgtggaaagaaagagagcagcGTCATCACCGTAGAAAGCACCAAGATGACCGTCAGGTTCCAGTCCGACGACTCCAACGTGGATTCTGGATTCGAGGCCCAATACGAAGCCTTCGTCCCTGCTAACC CATGCCCTGGGCGTTTCCACTGCGACAACCACCAGTGTGTGAACCTCACTCTGCAATGTGACGGCTGGGAGGACTGTACGGACCGCAGCGACGAGAACAACTGCA cctgCCAGGAGAGCCAGTTCCTCTGTGGTAACGGGAGGTGTAAGCCCAGCTTCTGGAGGTGTGACGGAGTGGACGACTGTGAAGACGGCTCTGACGAGGAGCACTGTG GGCAGTGCAGTGCAGGACAGTTCCGTTGTCATAACGACCGCTGCATCCCAGACAACCAGACGTGTGACGGGACGAACGACTGCTCGGATGGGTCGGACGAGGCCCAGTGTAAGGAGG gggTGGAGGCCAAGTGCTCAGCTCAGACCTACCGCTGCAGCTCTGGGGTGTGCATCAGTAAGGTGAACCCCGAGTGTGACGGAGAAGCAGACTGTCAGGACGCCTCTGATGAAGCCAACTGTG agtgtgGGACCCGTCCCTTCCAGAGCTCGGCCGTGGTCGGGGGGGAGATCTCTCAGGTGGGGGAGTGGCCCTGGCAGGTGAGCCTCCACGTCCGCGGCATGGGTCACGTGTGTGGGGCCTCCGTCCTGAACGACGGCTGGCTGCTCACCGCCGCGCACTGTGTCCAAGACGACGACaacaccag GTTCTCCAgggtggacctctgggaggccATGCTGGGTCTCCACATCCAGGGCCATGACAGCGAGTGGACGGTGAGGAGGCACCTGAAGAGGATCATCCCCCACCCGAGCTTCGACCCCAAGACCTACGCCAACGACCTCGCCCTGATGGAGCTGCAGAAGCCCGTCGCCCTCAACCAGAACATCTGGCCCATCTGCCTGCCCAGCCCCGCCCACCAGTTCCACGCCGGGGAGTCGGCCTGGATAACCGGCTGGGGGACCaccagggagggag GTTTTAAAGCGGCCATCTTGCAGAAGGCGGAGGTTCGCGTGGTGAACCAAACAGTTTGCAATACTCTGATGGAGGGCCAGATCACAGACGGCATGCTGTGTGCCGGCTTCCTGAAGGGAGGCGTGGACGCCTGTCAG GGGGACTCTGGCGGGCCCCTGTCCATCACGGCGGCGGCGGGTGGGCGTGTCTTCCAGGCGGGCGTGGTCAGCTGGGGAGACGGCTGCGCCCGTAAGAACCGGCCCGGCGTGTACGTCCGCGTCACGCATCACCGCGCCTGGATCAAGGAGCACACGGGCCTGTAG